The Chitinispirillales bacterium ANBcel5 nucleotide sequence GTAGAAATGTGCTTGTCGTAGTATCATTTTTCTTTTATATTGAGCTACAGAAACGATCTGCCTCCGTTTCGTTTCTGTAGCTCAACTGTACCCGGATAAGGGGTTAATCCCAATCTATCCTTACATTTTAATGGTCACTTCCATTTAAAAGGATACTGTATATGGAGAAAACTATATTCGAATATCTGGATTACCGGGAGTATCTAAAAGATTTCTATGACTGGAAGAAAAACAAGTACTCTTTTTACTCTTACAGACTTTTCTCCCAAAAGGCCGGTTTTAAATCACCTAACTTTCTAAAACTCGTAATTGATGGAAAAAGAAACTTAACCAAAGAAAGTGTTTTCAGATTCTCCAAAGCTCTTAATCTCAATAAAAGTGAAACTGATTACTTTGAAAACATTGTATTTTTGAATCAGTGTCGCTCACTTGATGAAAAAAATGCCTATCTTTGCAAAATTATGCGCCACAGAGTAAAATGCGATCCCAAAAAAATCGAAGAATCGCAATATGAATATTACTCCCAGTGGTATCATCCGGTGATACGGGAGCTTGTTACCGCTGTGGATTTTGGTGATGATTTCAAACGGCTCGCTTCACTCGTTATCCCCTCTATCACAGTATCAGAGGCAAAGAGGTCTGTTGATCTGTTGCTAAAACTTAATTATATCAGAAAAAATGATCATGGCAACTATGAGAAAATATCCAACACTTTAACCACCGGGCCTCAGGTAAGATCGGTCGCGGTGTCCAATTTTCACAAATCTATGATTAAGCTTGGTTCTGACGCTATTGAGCGTTTTCCTTCAAAGCTGAGAAATATCTCCTCTCTTACGCTTTCGGTTTCTGAGGATACCTGCTCGCAGGTAATCAGCAAGATTGAAACATTTAGAAAAGAGTTGCTGGATTTGGCAGAAGCAGATAGTGAACCTTCAAAAGTTTTGCAACTAAACATGCAGCTCTTTCCACTTTCGGATAACTTTGATAAAGGGGGGGACAGATGAAACCGGTAAAAACGTTGCTTCTAATTGTTTGCTCTCTCTCTCTGTTTACCTTCATTAGTTGTACAAATGTTGCCAGTGGTACAGAAACAGGAAATCCCGTAATTACTGAGCTTGCTTTTGCACTTTTTGATGTCATAGATTCCACAGATCAGTGGGAACCACAACACTATTTGGTGGATGGAACAGAGCAGCTGGATCCGGCCCGCATTTATCAGGATTTTGGAGGAGTAGTGCTTGCAAAGCAGGCGCAGACGCTCTCTACTGAGCAGGAAAAAGAGTTCAAAGTCATCGAAAGAGAAGACACCGTAATCTATTCTATACCGATAATTATTGCTGATACCCTAATTGAATTTTCAGACACAACTCAACTGCTGATTAATGATTCCGGTGATTCAGTGTACTTAAGCCGCAGTTATCGTAACGAAATTATTATTACCGATACAATCAGTGTTTTTGACACAGTTACTGTAATTTCTTATGATACGCTCTACCTGGATGGTGAGAGTGGGCGCAGCAGTCCTATAGAGATCGTCACCGGGAGTGCTAATCATGAAGGTACGGTAATAAATAAAGATGGTTCTGTGAGCTACTCCATTCTCATGAGTTACAGGCACGCTAGTTATTCATCCATGATGCCCTCCAGTCCACATCTGATTATTCACCAGGCAGATAATCTTATGTCTCTGAGCAGAGAATATAAGCAGGATGGTGTAGCAATAGTTGAACAGTACAGTGGCTATGAGCCACAGGATACTATTTTCAGTAAAAGAACCTATAGCTCCACCCAGTATGCACTTTTAAATGCATCATATACCACCCCGGCTACAAGTATAAACCTTGACGTACTCTTTTGTAATGGTGAAGATTATAATTTTCAAAACACCTCTAACAACAATATTTACACTCTTGAACGCAAAATTAGTGAAAACGGCAGTATTAGGGAGAAGGTGTTGTTTGGGGTAGATGATGAAAATGCACGCTCTCTCAGTACCCAAATTAGTAAGTATTTCCCATCTGACACTAAACGGCGAAGTTATAACACGCACTATTTTCTAAAGGGTGATACTGAGAAACCGGGACACCATCACCTTGCTTTGGCTGCAATGAAACAGAGCAGGGTATATAGTCAGGGTGAAGTGGATGAGATGCATATTGAGTTTTCTTTTGAAACAGAATTAAAGCGTTCCCAAAGTGCTACAAATGCAAAGGTGAGTGCAAGAGTGGTATCTGCAAGAGAAGTTGAAAGCATTTTTGAGGGAAGAATTGACAGAAGTTCCGGAACGGCAATTGGTGTGCTTGAAATGGATGGAAAGGATTATGCTGTCAGACTTTTTCGCTCCGGAACGTTTATTATGGATGAGATTGTCCGATGATACGCAGAGGTGGGTTGAATCAAAATTCAGCCCACTGCGGATTCACAAGCCTCTGATCTCTGTTACAGGTATCGATTAGTTCTATCTCTTTTGTGCTCAGACTCACCTCTTTAGCTGCATAGTTTTGTAGAAGGTGAGAAGCTGAAGAGGCTTTAGGTATTACCACCATCCCCTTTTGCATTAGGTAGGCAAGGGAGAGCCCAGCTTCATTGATTTGTTTCTCACGTGCAATACTCTGGAGCAGGGGATCTTTAAATACGTGCCCCCGTGCAATGGGGCAATATGCCGTGAGAACCACTCCGTTATTTTTACAGTACTTCAGAAGCTCCTTTTGGTTAAGAAAGGGGTGAAACTCTACCTGATTGGTGCAGAGTGGAAGGCTACTCAGCCCAATTGCTTTTTTTAACTTCGTTAAGGAAAAATTACTGACTCCTATACTTCTTACCCCAGCAGTTTCAACCAGCTTTTGGAATGCTTCGAGAGTCTCTTCAAGCGGAATCGTTTCATTGGGCCAGTGTATAAGAAGCAAATCAATGTACTCACAGTTTAGTTTCTGCATCGACTGATCAAATTGTTTAAGTACGTCCTGGTACTTCAGGCTGTCATACCAGATTTTGGTGGTGATAAAAAGATCGGATCGTTTAAGCCCCGATTTTTTCAAAGCTTTGCCCACCTGATCTTCATTACCGTATGCTGCCGCAGTGTCTATGTGTCGGTACCCAATTTCAAGAGCTTTCATTACGGTGGTAAAACAGCTGTTTCCTGTCAGTTTCCATGTGCCCAGTCCAAGAACTGGTATCGTATGGCCACTTTTCATTTCTATGGTCGTAAAACTCATGCAGCTCCCCTAACGTTTAGTTTAACCCTTTAATAATAAATTGTGTGTCACCGGGAACACAAACCGTTTAAGTAGAGCTAATCACTATAATTATCCTCTGGTATCTCAATTGCAATTAACAGTAGTAGGGATATTTGCTGGTGGGGTTAGTAATTGTTTGTGCACTGGAGGAATTTTGTGAAAAAGAAGATGTGTTTTCTTTTGTTAGTAATGGTACTTGCAGGTACAGTTGTTTCTGAAGATAAAAGTGAAGTATTGCATAACTATACAGACACTCTTAGTTATGTACTTGGCAGGGATGTAGGATCACAGCTTCAGGAATTTGGAAGAGATTTCAATATCGATCTGTTTACCATGGCTGTTACACAGGTGCTTACCGGTAAAGAGTCTCTTTTGGAGTCGAAGCAGCGGGATTCTGTCCGGCAGGTATTTGCCGAGCAAATAAAGGAGCTTGAGGAAAAGGAGCTTGAAACGATAAGCGAGCGTCTTCGTGAAGAGAGTGTTATCTATATGTCTCAGAATCGAAGGCGAAGGGGAGTGAGAGCAACTGCAAGCGGTTTACAGTACATAGTTCTGAGCCACTCAGAAGGAAAACAGCCAGGTCCCCAAGACACCGTACGGGCAATATACATCGGGATGCTTACCGATAAAACGGTCATTGACCGTTCTCTTCCAGATCTGGCTTACATTATCGATCTTGACAAAACTATCCCCGGTCTTTCTGAAGGCATACAAATGATGAGCCCGGGGAGCAGTTACCGCTTTTTCATTCCCCCCGATCTTGCTTACGGCTCAAACGGTATTCCACCAGAGGTGCCACCCTATTCGGTGATAATTTTTGAAGTGGAACTGGTGGAGATTTTGGATTGATGCCTAAGAGACGGCGATAACTGTCCTGTTTAGTAACGGGGCTTTTGGGTTTCGCCGTTCTCCTCTATTTGTTCTCTGTCAGGATACGCTAATGGTTTAATTATATTTTGAAGGTAAGGTTTCATAGAAAAATAACAACAAGTGCAAAAAACGATAGCAGTGCCCATAAAAACTTGTTCCAATCCCACAATCTCTTTCCGTTAAAACCACTAAAGGGGAAAAAGAAGAGAAGTAGATCAAAAATCAGAAAAAATATGCCTATACTTATAAAAGAGTGTATAAACATATTGGATGTCCCGGACTGCTGAGCATAACTCCATACTCCAAAGATAGGTAAAGCCACAATTAAAATACCAGATAAGGCTATTTTGCCTAATTGGGGTATATTCTCGCTATACTTCCATACCTTTTCTGCT carries:
- a CDS encoding aldo/keto reductase, with translation MSFTTIEMKSGHTIPVLGLGTWKLTGNSCFTTVMKALEIGYRHIDTAAAYGNEDQVGKALKKSGLKRSDLFITTKIWYDSLKYQDVLKQFDQSMQKLNCEYIDLLLIHWPNETIPLEETLEAFQKLVETAGVRSIGVSNFSLTKLKKAIGLSSLPLCTNQVEFHPFLNQKELLKYCKNNGVVLTAYCPIARGHVFKDPLLQSIAREKQINEAGLSLAYLMQKGMVVIPKASSASHLLQNYAAKEVSLSTKEIELIDTCNRDQRLVNPQWAEF
- a CDS encoding TIGR02147 family protein, with the translated sequence MEKTIFEYLDYREYLKDFYDWKKNKYSFYSYRLFSQKAGFKSPNFLKLVIDGKRNLTKESVFRFSKALNLNKSETDYFENIVFLNQCRSLDEKNAYLCKIMRHRVKCDPKKIEESQYEYYSQWYHPVIRELVTAVDFGDDFKRLASLVIPSITVSEAKRSVDLLLKLNYIRKNDHGNYEKISNTLTTGPQVRSVAVSNFHKSMIKLGSDAIERFPSKLRNISSLTLSVSEDTCSQVISKIETFRKELLDLAEADSEPSKVLQLNMQLFPLSDNFDKGGDR
- a CDS encoding FKBP-type peptidyl-prolyl cis-trans isomerase N-terminal domain-containing protein; its protein translation is MKKKMCFLLLVMVLAGTVVSEDKSEVLHNYTDTLSYVLGRDVGSQLQEFGRDFNIDLFTMAVTQVLTGKESLLESKQRDSVRQVFAEQIKELEEKELETISERLREESVIYMSQNRRRRGVRATASGLQYIVLSHSEGKQPGPQDTVRAIYIGMLTDKTVIDRSLPDLAYIIDLDKTIPGLSEGIQMMSPGSSYRFFIPPDLAYGSNGIPPEVPPYSVIIFEVELVEILD